One genomic segment of Novisyntrophococcus fermenticellae includes these proteins:
- a CDS encoding carbohydrate ABC transporter permease encodes MKKFLYSKKAAPYVFILPFVLTFAVFWVIPLAKSGVMSMEKILPGQTEFIGAVNFKRLFSDRVFKVAVINSFKYMLFTLLLLIPIPMLMACMVNSKLVTGKIKGFFKSSLFIPALTSVVVAGTIFRLIFGEMDTALMNRFIGVFDFEPIKWLKGAATGFAALLSLACWRWFGVNMMYFLSGLQSIPEDYYEAASIDGASTWQKFIKITVPQLKPTIIYVLTISIYGGLAMFTESYMLWQGNNSPQNIGLTIVGYLYRQGIEKNDMGYASAVGVVLLVIVLVVNIIQLMATGMFKKEKK; translated from the coding sequence ATGAAAAAGTTTTTATATTCTAAGAAAGCGGCACCCTACGTATTTATTCTGCCGTTTGTATTAACATTTGCAGTTTTCTGGGTTATTCCGCTTGCAAAGTCTGGCGTAATGAGTATGGAGAAAATACTTCCCGGACAGACTGAATTTATAGGTGCGGTAAATTTTAAGCGGTTGTTCAGCGACCGTGTGTTTAAAGTTGCTGTGATAAACAGTTTTAAGTATATGTTATTTACGCTGCTCCTTCTGATTCCGATTCCAATGCTTATGGCATGTATGGTCAATTCCAAGCTGGTGACCGGAAAAATCAAGGGATTCTTTAAGTCCTCTCTGTTTATCCCTGCATTGACATCGGTGGTGGTTGCAGGCACGATTTTCCGCCTGATTTTCGGGGAGATGGATACCGCACTGATGAACCGATTCATTGGGGTGTTCGATTTTGAACCGATAAAATGGCTCAAGGGAGCTGCCACCGGATTTGCGGCTCTCTTGTCACTGGCCTGCTGGCGTTGGTTTGGTGTCAATATGATGTATTTTCTCTCCGGTTTGCAAAGCATACCGGAAGACTACTATGAAGCAGCTTCTATCGACGGAGCCTCTACATGGCAGAAATTCATCAAAATCACGGTACCGCAGCTGAAACCGACAATTATATACGTATTGACAATCAGTATTTACGGCGGTCTGGCTATGTTTACAGAGAGCTATATGCTCTGGCAGGGAAACAATTCACCCCAGAACATCGGTTTAACAATCGTGGGATATCTCTACCGCCAGGGAATTGAAAAGAATGATATGGGCTACGCTTCGGCGGTCGGTGTTGTGCTCCTGGTGATCGTACTGGTGGTTAATATTATTCAGCTCATGGCCACAGGGATGTTTAAAAAGGAGAAAAAATAA
- a CDS encoding LPXTG cell wall anchor domain-containing protein — protein sequence MKHIFIKAAAVLTCAFLLGHSMPVYAADVPLIELKSGEINEEDSQATISCAIARASGVTSGKIRIKYEGEKMKLESANAGEGLSGAMCEINDCLSGNKKEGEIVVAFAAASPLKDNGSLVDMTFRLGSEVKAQTVLEVTASVEELAADGQDVTPEVKQLSVEVGKADQGQATPTPGTNDGDKSDGGDKDNGGSGKNAGGTQKDRHGNTSKTGGTKTGDKTNVAVPAAAAGIALIAVTGLLVWRKRRCR from the coding sequence ATGAAACATATTTTCATTAAAGCGGCAGCGGTTCTGACCTGTGCATTTTTGCTGGGTCACAGTATGCCCGTATATGCAGCAGATGTTCCTTTGATTGAACTCAAGTCAGGAGAAATCAATGAAGAAGATTCCCAGGCAACGATTTCCTGTGCTATAGCAAGGGCTTCCGGGGTGACCAGCGGAAAAATAAGAATTAAGTATGAAGGCGAAAAGATGAAACTGGAATCCGCAAATGCAGGAGAGGGGCTGTCAGGAGCCATGTGCGAAATCAACGACTGCCTGAGCGGAAATAAGAAAGAGGGAGAGATTGTTGTGGCATTTGCCGCAGCATCTCCCCTGAAAGATAATGGGAGCCTGGTTGATATGACATTTCGGCTGGGAAGTGAAGTAAAGGCGCAGACAGTACTGGAGGTTACAGCGAGTGTGGAAGAGCTGGCTGCAGATGGTCAGGATGTGACACCCGAGGTTAAGCAGTTATCTGTAGAGGTAGGCAAGGCTGATCAAGGTCAGGCAACACCGACTCCCGGAACTAATGACGGAGACAAAAGTGACGGCGGCGATAAAGATAATGGAGGCAGCGGAAAAAACGCAGGTGGCACTCAAAAAGACCGGCATGGAAATACCTCCAAAACAGGCGGTACAAAAACAGGGGATAAAACGAATGTGGCGGTACCTGCAGCAGCCGCGGGGATTGCACTGATTGCTGTGACAGGTCTCCTGGTATGGAGAAAAAGACGGTGCAGATAA
- a CDS encoding DUF5695 domain-containing protein — protein MQKVRHSYKQRAISLGMSTLLTLSMLGGSLPNAISAKAETNEKANVPGLISNDSLSVQIGDLGQISLMNIKNNRTNNHGKQVNFVLPNDTSPQNGVQHQWMGEMLFSYRTSKDGKFPEDRSGFVEVDTNKTLAAGGSTTYSDATQKLESNPYIKKKVVDDKKVEINYIGQDEDSTASRTMKGFDVKSVYDMETDDGSLLWEITLTNKSSNYIEFGDVGLPMPWNNKYTSQDSVYSERVTAHTFAGADSGYAYAIRCSGEGNYIMFTPVPESGARIEYIDNWVGNNNQVSGERAGNLFTNWTSDSGGWQPGLNVYYIHSKDIQKTGRGYYTDATSLVLAPEQSKTYQFKFSAVRAGDNTPQESAASANNASNSMEERESNMRSVLYNSGMIDAVAVPGFQTAINMPVKLDLHYDNNKIQVQDVDIQCVHENDPFDANHIPEKKNGMVNNSRGGRGTHDGNPDYKESCKFVEEKLVNGEWHHIYDLTFGCLGNNSIRVNYKLKVGDQWVDKFTQFEFNVLAELDESIETHSDFMVNNQQDNNPDSPTYGIYNDWYFASGVDQNAKNHWGDDWSHDNINFMTMKNYLDPDPEEIESIERYLIDFMWENYMKYTQENYTVANYLSGSGIYGSSQAPYNRTFSEVMEATGFFNMYRIQKAYPDLIDYRESPRYYLDKAYNIYYNRVGTDAIGFYGEQQVPDIIEALRAEGMTDEAGKLQKKFAYDKGSNMTRATYPYGSEFVYDNTGEEGAYAAAKALRTYYPNDSNAANALGKMEMAEWKTRAMRGLQPTWYQYADPVFIGGENWWNFQYTASLAGSIMDDWLRYQDNGWDTDSSAWAQRVNYAAKLSNFNAINMGQISEKYIGNVSWRYTMYKGGHGAMNVNDGGTRVMNNGWNDFSGESDEGLYGSLLSISSDVVTDPVFGVVGYGSTASKEGDRYTIVPKDGIGKRINVLDDKVYLTLEQDSCTEAVIDASGTYFDLTLKCLTDTSHLSRISLSGSGVKDGFYSIKLNGEAAGQCYIKNNKGTANVMIAGTTAQVTIEKMDGGENEAPAVKILTADEKLQALVPFDVKSSAYDDGAWDGSLTYTWAATKIPEGAAMTFAEPNMPNTQAVGSKEGEYVIALTVSDGTLKTTAEKTVTLEAAPDRAAPTIGEVTAVQDPVNLSVASLNGEAKSDPLYHGELKYKWSVLEQPEGGNAVIGNADQASAVLKASKPGTYVVRFTAIDADVSAYKDITLKMTGEVNGVERGVSVMTKEGTAPELPAEVEVILPDGSVIDAEVEWAAVNPEKYEKKGSFTAEGTVKGSEQKVAVTVYVVSGNKQNLATVANAAAIINSVQDLGGVASLNNGVDPSSSGDTSNGAWHNWLGDQGGPAWVQYTWEGTIIADSMDVYVFRDGGGNFQPKDMQVKLRDENGNWYTPRNVSGLENKLNKYNTTTFEAARITGIRIDMKPVGLGCGILEWKVYGYGEGLTDKTELKKVYNQVNSLKASQLVDGLNPVKDANAAADIVLKNNKATQEEVDKALSDLLMAMKNLKPKSGNLAYVAGLTASFTSGWESLPAVRDGVKLSGGHWGTWGNASGSEWLEYSWPAGVSVVASDLYIWNDGGGIQTPKSYAFTYLPMDSDEWVPLKTVNKDIKANAMNHIKFENPVEARALRCTLEKPAYGSDGIGVWEWEVYTTVDKSGLEAVLGQAEQLKEKESYYTADTWAAFLGALNTAAAVSGDQEAYQDTVDGALKDLQEKIAALVEVPKVTEITIKTQPGKLAYLPGEELDLTGMVLEAAYEDGNTKLISDLGLIQADGFDSALVGSQSITISYTENGATVTAVLDVNVMIPVDMTALNLAITMGEEMEREQEANNPYTPESFLALQAALDEARAVAADEHVTQSEVDTAFRSLITAYANLEYGTANYGLKAAISGTKAILEDPVTDKTYTEASIQAVRDALAYAEAVAGNVNASQDEINAATRDLITAVNSMLEKEDSRLKKLIQTVEQILENEEKYTGSSITNLKEALDAAKAVEANPNATDSEADEAYKHLLTALSGLKLKGNKTELQNMVNKAAEILADREKYVEASLEGLDAANTKAVEVLDDENAVQSEINEALKGLVRELLEARLLGDVNGDGKVDTADSALLLKYTAELTDLSKENLDAADVNRDQKQDTKDVTQILKLSAEMIDSFRN, from the coding sequence ATGCAGAAAGTCAGACATTCATACAAGCAGAGAGCCATATCACTTGGCATGTCTACATTGCTGACGCTTTCTATGCTGGGGGGATCCCTTCCCAATGCGATATCGGCAAAAGCTGAGACAAATGAAAAAGCGAATGTGCCCGGGCTGATTTCTAATGACAGCCTCAGCGTACAGATTGGTGATCTTGGCCAGATTTCACTTATGAACATCAAGAATAACCGAACCAACAATCACGGAAAGCAGGTGAACTTTGTCCTGCCGAACGATACCAGTCCACAGAACGGAGTACAGCACCAGTGGATGGGGGAGATGCTTTTCTCCTACCGTACCAGCAAGGACGGAAAATTCCCGGAGGACAGAAGCGGCTTCGTCGAGGTGGATACGAACAAAACACTTGCGGCCGGCGGTTCCACAACCTATTCTGACGCCACACAGAAACTGGAATCCAATCCCTACATAAAGAAAAAAGTGGTGGATGATAAAAAAGTAGAGATTAATTATATCGGACAGGATGAAGATTCCACTGCCTCACGTACGATGAAAGGCTTTGACGTGAAATCCGTCTATGATATGGAGACGGACGATGGTTCGCTTCTCTGGGAAATTACGCTTACCAACAAGAGTTCCAACTACATCGAGTTCGGGGATGTGGGTTTGCCTATGCCCTGGAACAATAAATATACATCGCAGGACAGCGTCTACAGTGAACGTGTGACAGCACATACATTCGCTGGTGCCGACAGTGGTTATGCATACGCGATACGTTGCAGCGGTGAAGGAAATTATATTATGTTCACACCGGTTCCTGAGAGCGGTGCCCGGATTGAATATATTGACAACTGGGTTGGGAATAACAACCAGGTGAGCGGTGAACGCGCCGGAAATCTGTTTACCAACTGGACAAGTGACAGCGGCGGCTGGCAGCCGGGATTAAATGTCTATTATATTCACTCCAAGGATATTCAGAAGACCGGCCGTGGCTACTATACAGATGCTACAAGCCTGGTGCTTGCACCTGAGCAGAGTAAGACGTATCAGTTTAAGTTCTCAGCTGTCCGTGCGGGTGACAATACCCCTCAGGAAAGCGCCGCCAGTGCAAACAATGCTTCGAATTCCATGGAGGAGCGTGAATCTAACATGCGTTCCGTTCTCTACAACTCCGGGATGATCGATGCGGTTGCGGTACCCGGATTCCAGACTGCAATTAACATGCCGGTCAAGCTGGATCTGCACTATGATAATAATAAAATTCAGGTTCAGGATGTTGATATACAGTGTGTACATGAGAATGATCCTTTTGATGCGAACCATATTCCGGAGAAGAAGAATGGAATGGTCAATAATTCCCGCGGCGGACGGGGAACTCATGACGGGAATCCGGATTATAAGGAGTCCTGCAAATTCGTGGAGGAAAAGCTTGTGAATGGTGAGTGGCACCATATCTACGACCTTACCTTCGGCTGCCTCGGAAATAACAGCATACGTGTCAATTATAAGCTCAAGGTGGGTGACCAGTGGGTCGATAAGTTCACACAGTTTGAGTTCAATGTTCTGGCTGAGCTAGACGAGTCCATCGAGACGCACTCCGACTTTATGGTCAATAACCAGCAGGACAACAACCCCGACAGTCCTACCTACGGTATCTACAATGACTGGTATTTTGCAAGCGGCGTTGATCAAAATGCGAAGAACCATTGGGGTGATGACTGGAGCCATGACAACATTAACTTTATGACCATGAAGAATTATCTGGATCCGGACCCTGAAGAGATTGAATCCATTGAACGTTATCTGATTGACTTTATGTGGGAAAACTATATGAAGTACACGCAGGAAAACTACACAGTTGCGAACTATCTGTCGGGATCCGGTATCTACGGAAGCAGCCAGGCACCGTACAACCGTACGTTTTCCGAGGTAATGGAAGCAACCGGATTCTTCAATATGTATCGGATACAGAAAGCATATCCGGATCTTATCGATTATCGTGAAAGTCCGCGGTATTACCTGGATAAGGCGTATAATATTTACTACAATCGTGTAGGCACAGATGCCATCGGATTCTATGGAGAGCAGCAGGTTCCGGATATTATTGAAGCCCTCCGCGCGGAAGGTATGACGGATGAAGCCGGCAAACTGCAGAAAAAATTTGCCTACGACAAGGGTAGTAATATGACAAGAGCAACTTACCCTTACGGATCAGAGTTTGTATATGATAATACCGGAGAGGAAGGGGCATATGCTGCAGCCAAGGCGCTCCGTACTTATTATCCAAATGACAGCAATGCGGCAAATGCACTTGGCAAGATGGAGATGGCAGAATGGAAAACCCGTGCAATGCGGGGGCTGCAGCCAACCTGGTACCAGTACGCGGATCCTGTATTTATAGGTGGTGAGAACTGGTGGAACTTCCAGTATACTGCGTCTTTGGCAGGATCCATTATGGATGACTGGCTGCGTTATCAGGATAATGGCTGGGATACAGATTCCAGCGCATGGGCGCAACGGGTAAACTATGCTGCGAAATTATCCAACTTCAATGCAATCAATATGGGACAGATCAGCGAAAAATACATCGGTAATGTAAGTTGGAGATACACCATGTACAAGGGCGGACATGGCGCAATGAATGTCAATGACGGCGGTACCCGTGTGATGAATAATGGGTGGAATGATTTTTCCGGTGAGAGCGACGAGGGACTTTATGGTTCGTTGCTGTCCATCAGCTCTGACGTAGTGACAGACCCGGTTTTTGGGGTGGTAGGATATGGAAGTACGGCCTCGAAAGAAGGAGACCGCTATACAATTGTTCCGAAGGACGGAATTGGTAAGCGTATCAACGTGCTTGATGACAAGGTTTACCTGACACTGGAGCAGGATTCCTGTACGGAGGCAGTTATAGATGCGTCGGGTACGTATTTTGATCTGACTTTGAAATGCCTGACAGATACATCACATCTGTCCAGGATTTCCTTAAGTGGTTCAGGTGTGAAGGATGGTTTCTATAGCATTAAACTGAACGGAGAGGCAGCAGGACAGTGTTATATAAAGAATAATAAGGGTACGGCAAATGTTATGATTGCCGGAACTACAGCACAGGTTACCATCGAGAAGATGGACGGTGGCGAGAATGAGGCTCCGGCTGTTAAAATCCTGACGGCAGACGAGAAACTTCAGGCACTGGTTCCCTTTGATGTTAAGAGCAGTGCTTACGATGATGGTGCCTGGGATGGAAGCCTGACCTATACGTGGGCTGCCACGAAGATACCAGAAGGTGCAGCTATGACCTTTGCAGAGCCCAATATGCCGAATACCCAGGCTGTTGGATCCAAAGAGGGTGAATATGTAATTGCATTGACTGTAAGTGATGGAACATTAAAGACAACGGCAGAAAAGACGGTTACCCTGGAAGCTGCTCCCGACAGAGCCGCTCCGACGATTGGCGAAGTAACGGCTGTGCAGGATCCGGTGAACCTGAGTGTTGCATCCCTGAACGGAGAAGCGAAGAGTGATCCATTGTATCATGGTGAATTAAAATATAAGTGGAGCGTCTTAGAGCAGCCGGAAGGCGGCAATGCTGTGATTGGAAATGCAGATCAGGCAAGTGCAGTGCTGAAGGCATCCAAGCCGGGAACATATGTGGTGCGTTTTACAGCAATTGATGCGGATGTATCTGCTTACAAGGATATCACGTTAAAGATGACCGGTGAAGTGAACGGTGTGGAACGTGGAGTCAGCGTTATGACAAAGGAAGGAACTGCTCCGGAACTTCCTGCAGAAGTAGAGGTAATCCTCCCGGATGGAAGCGTTATAGATGCGGAGGTGGAATGGGCGGCAGTCAATCCGGAAAAATACGAGAAAAAAGGATCCTTTACAGCAGAAGGAACTGTGAAAGGCAGTGAGCAGAAGGTTGCTGTGACTGTGTACGTTGTATCTGGTAATAAACAGAATCTTGCAACAGTCGCAAATGCAGCCGCAATCATAAACTCTGTGCAGGATCTGGGCGGTGTGGCATCATTGAATAACGGTGTTGATCCGAGTTCTTCCGGAGATACAAGCAACGGAGCATGGCATAACTGGCTTGGTGACCAGGGCGGACCAGCCTGGGTGCAGTATACCTGGGAAGGAACTATCATCGCTGACTCCATGGATGTGTACGTCTTCCGTGATGGAGGCGGAAACTTTCAGCCAAAAGATATGCAGGTGAAACTGCGGGATGAGAACGGTAACTGGTATACGCCGAGAAACGTGTCCGGACTTGAGAACAAACTTAATAAGTACAACACCACAACCTTTGAAGCTGCACGAATTACCGGAATCCGGATTGACATGAAGCCCGTGGGGCTGGGATGCGGAATCCTGGAGTGGAAGGTCTACGGATACGGAGAAGGGCTCACGGACAAAACGGAACTGAAGAAGGTATATAACCAGGTGAATTCACTGAAGGCATCACAGCTTGTCGATGGTCTGAATCCGGTGAAGGATGCGAATGCAGCGGCGGATATAGTGCTTAAAAACAATAAGGCTACCCAGGAAGAGGTGGACAAAGCACTCTCTGATCTGCTGATGGCCATGAAGAACCTGAAGCCGAAGAGCGGAAATCTCGCTTACGTGGCAGGGCTCACAGCCAGCTTCACATCGGGCTGGGAATCCCTTCCTGCGGTCAGAGATGGTGTGAAGCTCAGCGGAGGACACTGGGGGACGTGGGGCAATGCAAGCGGTTCTGAATGGCTGGAGTACTCTTGGCCGGCAGGTGTGTCTGTTGTGGCTTCCGATCTGTATATCTGGAACGATGGCGGCGGAATCCAAACACCGAAGAGCTATGCCTTTACGTATCTGCCTATGGACAGTGACGAATGGGTTCCTTTAAAAACAGTTAACAAAGATATTAAAGCCAATGCCATGAACCATATAAAATTCGAGAATCCGGTTGAGGCACGGGCACTGCGCTGTACACTGGAAAAACCTGCTTATGGCAGTGATGGAATCGGTGTTTGGGAGTGGGAAGTCTACACGACTGTGGATAAAAGCGGTCTGGAAGCAGTACTTGGACAGGCAGAACAGCTCAAAGAGAAGGAAAGCTATTATACGGCGGATACCTGGGCAGCCTTTTTAGGTGCTTTGAATACGGCAGCAGCTGTCAGCGGGGACCAGGAGGCATATCAGGATACTGTAGATGGAGCATTGAAAGATCTGCAGGAGAAAATCGCAGCCCTTGTTGAAGTTCCGAAGGTAACAGAGATCACAATCAAGACGCAGCCCGGCAAGCTCGCCTATCTGCCCGGCGAGGAACTGGATCTGACAGGAATGGTTCTGGAGGCTGCTTACGAGGATGGCAATACAAAATTGATCAGTGATTTGGGATTGATTCAGGCAGATGGATTTGACAGTGCCTTGGTGGGAAGTCAGTCCATTACAATCTCCTACACTGAGAATGGTGCAACTGTAACAGCTGTTCTGGATGTTAACGTAATGATTCCTGTGGATATGACAGCGCTCAATTTGGCGATTACCATGGGCGAAGAGATGGAGAGAGAGCAGGAAGCGAACAATCCGTATACCCCTGAGAGCTTTTTGGCGCTGCAGGCGGCTCTCGATGAGGCCAGGGCAGTTGCTGCGGATGAACATGTGACGCAGTCAGAAGTGGATACAGCATTCCGTAGTCTGATTACAGCATATGCAAATCTGGAGTATGGAACAGCTAACTATGGATTGAAAGCAGCAATCAGTGGAACAAAAGCCATTCTGGAGGACCCTGTCACAGACAAGACCTACACCGAGGCAAGCATCCAGGCGGTAAGAGATGCGCTTGCTTATGCCGAGGCAGTTGCAGGGAATGTAAATGCGTCTCAGGATGAGATTAATGCGGCCACAAGAGACTTGATTACAGCGGTGAACAGTATGTTGGAGAAAGAGGATTCCAGGCTGAAAAAACTGATTCAGACAGTGGAGCAGATTCTGGAAAATGAAGAAAAATACACAGGCAGCAGTATCACAAACCTGAAAGAAGCCCTCGATGCGGCAAAGGCAGTGGAGGCTAATCCGAATGCAACAGACAGTGAGGCGGATGAAGCATATAAGCATCTGCTGACGGCACTGAGCGGACTGAAGCTGAAAGGAAACAAGACGGAACTTCAGAACATGGTAAACAAAGCAGCCGAGATTCTTGCTGACAGAGAAAAGTATGTGGAAGCCAGTCTGGAAGGTCTGGATGCAGCCAATACGAAAGCTGTGGAGGTGCTAGATGATGAAAATGCAGTGCAAAGCGAGATTAATGAGGCACTTAAGGGGTTGGTCAGGGAATTATTGGAAGCTCGTCTTCTCGGAGATGTAAATGGAGATGGCAAGGTGGATACTGCAGATTCGGCTCTCCTGCTGAAATATACGGCAGAGCTTACAGACCTCTCCAAGGAGAACCTGGATGCGGCCGATGTTAATAGGGATCAGAAGCAGGATACCAAGGATGTCACTCAAATTTTGAAACTGTCGGCAGAGATGATCGATTCTTTTCGTAATTAG
- a CDS encoding carbohydrate ABC transporter permease: MANAMAGGRVRRRSHNPKKKLIKALMILFFIAMAILILLPFWAVFVGTFQDGSMLIRYGLNLKLDFAEASFKNYVMLFTDSGDYFRWFFNSMLLTVIQVIATLLISAFVAYGFAAYNFKFKNFFFVCVLLIMSVPFEMLMLPLYVQINDMHLSDSYAAIMLPFMAHASTIFFFRQYLTGVPKEIIEAGRIDGSSEYGIFFKLIIPVMKPSFAAMAILNGMNSWNNFLWPLLVLRSGKKYTLPIGLNTLLTPYGNNYDLLIVGSFFSVLPILILFLCFQKYFIEGMTAGAVKG; encoded by the coding sequence ATGGCAAATGCGATGGCAGGCGGACGGGTACGAAGGCGCTCACATAACCCCAAAAAGAAACTCATAAAGGCTCTGATGATTTTATTCTTTATTGCCATGGCAATTCTGATTCTTCTGCCTTTCTGGGCTGTATTCGTCGGAACATTTCAGGATGGCAGTATGCTGATCCGATACGGGCTCAATCTGAAACTGGATTTTGCAGAAGCCAGTTTTAAAAATTATGTTATGCTGTTTACGGATTCCGGGGACTACTTCCGCTGGTTTTTCAACAGCATGTTGCTGACTGTGATTCAGGTAATTGCCACATTGCTGATCAGCGCTTTTGTGGCCTACGGTTTTGCAGCATATAACTTTAAATTTAAGAATTTCTTTTTTGTCTGTGTGCTTCTGATCATGTCGGTTCCTTTTGAGATGCTGATGCTGCCCTTGTACGTGCAGATTAACGATATGCATCTGTCGGACAGCTACGCAGCAATCATGCTTCCATTTATGGCGCATGCCTCTACGATTTTCTTTTTCCGCCAGTACCTCACCGGCGTGCCGAAGGAGATTATCGAAGCGGGGCGTATCGACGGATCGTCGGAATATGGAATCTTTTTCAAGCTGATCATTCCGGTGATGAAACCTTCCTTTGCGGCTATGGCGATTCTTAACGGTATGAATAGCTGGAACAACTTCCTGTGGCCTCTGCTTGTACTGAGATCCGGGAAAAAATACACACTGCCCATCGGATTGAATACACTGCTCACCCCTTACGGGAACAATTACGATCTTTTAATCGTAGGCTCCTTCTTTTCGGTACTTCCGATTCTGATCCTGTTCCTGTGTTTCCAGAAGTATTTCATCGAAGGTATGACAGCGGGCGCCGTAAAGGGATAA
- a CDS encoding ABC transporter substrate-binding protein, translated as MRKKKVLAILLGAAMAIGSFAGCGDSGSSTSQNSESKSADSSSAEAAKSESEKGEGDETTLEMWTFVELHGDFYKEMSKKWNEANPDKKVNVEVNVMPYDDMHNKLQIALNSGEGTPDFVDIEQGKFSNFTQGTPALMDLTEAASPYTADIVQSRLNLYSKDGKLYGLPTHVGATVAFYNTELLDAAGIDYKTIKTWDDFKEAGSKYYEATGKYLGTADTSALWTENVLMAELGSDYTDAEGKVAVNSDKMQEAMTLLKDLQDANAIQTVPGGNPDKEEAYGAFNKGDYACAIMPMWQMSRYTSYMQDLKGKVAIAPVPTMDGAKAKSVGGGGTGTAVVAGKDNADLAAEFLAYAKLSYDGNVMIWDKLGFDPCNMKVWEDEAVTHNPENQFVQYFVNNPFDVLNEIKDGIAGLDSHSSSVYPSINNEFTTVTLNEIFENGTDVKTALNQAQSDLENELGQ; from the coding sequence ATGAGAAAGAAAAAAGTTTTGGCTATATTGCTTGGTGCAGCAATGGCCATAGGAAGCTTCGCAGGATGCGGGGATTCCGGATCATCCACGTCTCAGAATTCGGAAAGTAAATCTGCTGATTCCAGTTCCGCTGAGGCAGCAAAATCTGAGTCCGAAAAGGGTGAAGGAGACGAGACAACTCTGGAGATGTGGACATTTGTGGAATTACATGGAGATTTCTATAAAGAAATGTCTAAGAAGTGGAACGAGGCCAATCCGGACAAGAAGGTGAATGTGGAAGTCAATGTTATGCCTTATGACGATATGCATAACAAGCTGCAAATCGCTTTGAATTCGGGTGAGGGAACACCGGATTTTGTAGACATTGAACAAGGTAAGTTTTCTAATTTCACACAGGGAACTCCGGCATTGATGGATCTGACAGAGGCAGCATCTCCCTATACGGCTGATATTGTGCAGTCCCGGCTGAACCTGTACAGCAAAGATGGAAAGCTTTATGGACTTCCGACCCATGTGGGGGCAACCGTGGCATTCTATAATACAGAGCTTCTTGATGCGGCCGGAATTGACTATAAAACAATTAAGACCTGGGACGATTTCAAGGAAGCAGGAAGTAAATACTATGAGGCAACCGGGAAATATCTTGGAACGGCAGATACCAGTGCGCTTTGGACAGAGAATGTGTTGATGGCTGAGCTGGGCTCTGACTATACGGATGCTGAAGGCAAGGTGGCGGTAAACAGTGACAAGATGCAGGAAGCTATGACATTGTTGAAAGATCTGCAGGATGCAAACGCTATTCAAACTGTACCAGGCGGCAATCCGGACAAGGAAGAAGCTTACGGTGCATTCAACAAAGGTGATTATGCGTGCGCAATTATGCCGATGTGGCAGATGTCCCGCTATACAAGTTATATGCAGGATCTGAAAGGTAAGGTTGCAATTGCACCGGTTCCGACCATGGATGGGGCAAAAGCAAAATCTGTCGGCGGCGGCGGAACAGGAACAGCGGTTGTCGCAGGAAAAGACAATGCCGATCTGGCAGCAGAATTCCTGGCATATGCAAAGCTTTCCTATGATGGTAATGTGATGATCTGGGACAAGCTTGGATTTGATCCCTGCAATATGAAGGTTTGGGAAGATGAGGCGGTTACACACAATCCTGAGAATCAATTTGTACAGTACTTTGTGAATAATCCTTTTGATGTCTTGAATGAGATCAAAGACGGCATCGCAGGACTTGACTCCCATTCTTCTTCCGTATACCCATCAATTAACAATGAGTTCACAACTGTGACTCTGAATGAGATCTTCGAAAACGGAACGGATGTGAAGACCGCATTGAATCAGGCACAGTCTGACCTGGAGAACGAACTGGGCCAGTAA